A portion of the Vulpes vulpes isolate BD-2025 chromosome 5, VulVul3, whole genome shotgun sequence genome contains these proteins:
- the CATSPERZ gene encoding cation channel sperm-associated auxiliary subunit zeta encodes MEEKPFEVRTLSGPAPPVSPQPGPAWVPGRPLPQPRPGQLPSSPELTRRRSQSPGRAQGPRPQPARLLLPQSPRPLAALVVCGPQASLGSHGSDDSSPDNDIRNLWTRATLSQPKLNVPRSKICDDSDAEGSSLGSKTRQWCNGKAGRESDGGWEEWDDGEDKDGFRREDLHGHLSLEMELRRGSILGSHLEEDVDSETESEVSSSESSISISKHTPHRAYWIEQQNRLPLPLMEVMENEALEILTKALWSYRSGIGRDHFLTKQLQRYIEGLKRRRSKRLHLVAY; translated from the exons ATGGAGGAAAAGCCTTTCGAAGTAAGGACTCTTTCCGGGCCCGCGCCCCCGGTGAGCCCCCAGCCTGGTCCAGCCTGGGTCCCTGGCCGTCCCCTCCCTCAGCCTCGGCCCGGGCAGCTCCCATCGAGCCCCGAGCTGACCCGACGACGGAGTCAAAGCCCTGGCAGGGCTCAGggtccccgcccccagcctgctCGTCTTCTCCTTCCCCAGTCCCCGCGGCCCTTGGCTGCCCTCGTTGTATGTGGCCCACAGGCGTCTTTGGGTAGCCATGGCTCAGACGACTCGAGCCCAGACAACGACATCCGGAACCTGTGGACCAGGGCCACGCTGTCGCAGCCGAAGCTGAATGTGCCGCGGTCCAAGATCTGCGATGACTCGGACGCGGAGGGCAGCAGCCTGGGCAGCAAGACTCGCCAGTGGTGCAATGGGAAGGCCGGCCGCGAGTCGGATGGTGGTTGGGAAGAATGGGATGACGGAGAGGACAAGGACGGTTTCAGGCGGGAGGATCTCCACGGGCACTTGTCTTTGGAGATGGAGCTGCGTCGGGGCAGCATCCTGGGAAGCCATTTAGAGGAAGACGTCGATTCCGAGACCGAGAGCG aaGTATCTTCCTCAGAGTCATCGATCAGTATCTCGAAGCACACACCCCATCGAGCCTACTGGATAGAGCAGCAGAACAGG CTGCCACTGCCTCTGATGGAAGTCATGGAGAATGAAGCTCTGGAAATCCTCACCAAAGCCCTCTGGA GCTACCGGTCAGGGATTGGCCGGGATCACTTCCTGACCAAGCAGCTGCAGCGATACATCGAGGGGCTCAAGAGGCGTCGGAGCAAGAGGCTGCACCTCGTAGCGTATTGA
- the KCNK4 gene encoding potassium channel subfamily K member 4 isoform X3: MTAAPQEPPARPPQAGGGIGRAPGRAMRSTTLLALLALVLLYLVSGALVFQALEQPHEQQAQRELGEVREKFLRAHPCVSDQDLGSFIKEVADALGGGANPDTNSTSNNNHSAWDLGSAFFFSGTIITTIGYGNAALRTDAGRLFCIFYALVGIPLFGILLAGVGDRLGSSLRRGIGHIEAIFLKWHVPPELVRILSAVLFLLIGCLLFVLTPTFVFCYVEGWSKLEAIYFVVVTLTTVGFGDYVAGASPNQGNAAYQPLVWFWILLGLAYFASVLTTIGNWLRVVSRRTRAEMGGLTAQAASWTGTVTARVTQRVGPTAPPPLEKERPFLPPPLRSAQPAGRPPSPLPEKAEPPSPSSPSTPPTASALDYPSENLAFIDESSDTQSERGCALPRAPRGRRRPPNPARKPVRPRGPGRPREKGGPV, encoded by the exons A TGACCGCTGCTCCCCAGGAGCCCCCTGCCCGGCCTCCCCAGGCAGGCGGAGGGATTGGCCGGGCCCCTGGGCGCGCCATGCGCAGCACCACACTCCTGGCACTGCTGGCACTGGTCCTACTCTACTTGGTGTCTGGTGCCCTGGTGTTCCAGGCCCTGGAGCAGCCCCACGAGCAGCAGGCCcagagggagctgggggaggtCCGAGAAAAGTTCCTGAGGGCCCATCCGTGTGTGAGCGACCAGGACCTGGGGAGCTTCATCaag GAGGTGGCTGATGCCCTGGGAGGGGGTGCGAACCCTGATACCAACTCAACCAGTAACAACAACCACTCAGCCTGGGACCTGGGCAGCGCCTTCTTTTTCTCAggcaccatcatcaccaccatcg GCTACGGCAACGCGGCCCTGCGCACGGATGCTGGGCGCCTCTTCTGCATCTTTTATGCGCTGGTGGGGATCCCGCTGTTTGGGATCCTGCTGGCAGGGGTCGGGGACCGGCTGGGCTCCTCTCTGCGCCGCGGCATCGGTCACATCGAAGCCATCTTCCTG AAGTGGCATGTGCCACCTGAGCTGGTGCGAATACTATCCGCGGTGCTCTTCCTGCTCATCGGCTGCCTGCTCTTTGTTCTCACGCCCACGTTCGTGTTCTGCTACGTGGAGGGCTGGAGCAAGCTGGAGGCCATCTACTTCGTCGTAGTGACGCTCACCACGGTGGGCTTCGGGGACTATGTGGCCG GCGCCAGCCCCAACCAGGGCAATGCAGCCTACCAGCCGCTGGTGTGGTTCTGGATCCTGCTCGGCCTGGCCTACTTCGCCTCTGTACTCACCACCATCGGGAACTGGCTGCGAGTAGTGTCCCGCCGCACTCGGGCAGAG ATGGGCGGCCTCACAGCGCAGGCCGCCAGCTGGACCGGCACGGTGACGGCGCGGGTGACCCAGCGAGTCGGGCCCACGGCGCCGCCGCCGCTGGAGAAGGAGCGGCCATTCCTGCCTCCACCGCTGCGTTCGGCGCAGCCCGCCGGCAGGCCCCCGTCCCCGCTCCCCGAGAAGGCCGAGCCGCCCTCGCCGTCCTCGCCGTCCACCCCGCCCACGGCCTCCGCGCTGGACTACCCCAGCGAGAACCTGGCCTTCATCGACGAGTCCTCCGACACGCAGAGCGAGCGCGGCTGCGCGCTGCCCCGCGCGCCACGGGGTCGCCGCCGCCCCCCTAACCCTGCCCGGAAGCCCGTgcggccgcggggcccggggcgcccgCGGGAGAAAGGCGGACCGGTGTAG
- the KCNK4 gene encoding potassium channel subfamily K member 4 isoform X1 — MSWPGPRRWPRWLAGGAVPGLRAETPGRTQRRPASGSSAPHLPRPDRIGGLGGRSDRCSPGAPCPASPGRRRDWPGPWARHAQHHTPGTAGTGPTLLGVWCPGVPGPGAAPRAAGPEGAGGGPRKVPEGPSVCERPGPGELHQGYGNAALRTDAGRLFCIFYALVGIPLFGILLAGVGDRLGSSLRRGIGHIEAIFLKWHVPPELVRILSAVLFLLIGCLLFVLTPTFVFCYVEGWSKLEAIYFVVVTLTTVGFGDYVADPLTELGRGAVNQQLTGLKSAPQSTFFWPPRWYPRRQPQPGQCSLPAAGVVLDPARPGLLRLCTHHHRELAASSVPPHSGRDGRPHSAGRQLDRHGDGAGDPASRAHGAAAAGEGAAIPASTAAFGAARRQAPVPAPREGRAALAVLAVHPAHGLRAGLPQREPGLHRRVLRHAERARLRAAPRATGSPPPP, encoded by the exons ATGTCCTGGCCGGGGCCGCGCCGCTGGCCACGCTGGCTGGCCGGCGGGGCAGTACCAGGACTCCGGGCTGAGACTCCAGGCCGGACCCAGCGGCGACCCGCCTCgggctcctctgcccctcacctgccGAGACCGGACCGAATTGGGGGGCTGGGCGGCCGCAG TGACCGCTGCTCCCCAGGAGCCCCCTGCCCGGCCTCCCCAGGCAGGCGGAGGGATTGGCCGGGCCCCTGGGCGCGCCATGCGCAGCACCACACTCCTGGCACTGCTGGCACTGGTCCTACTCTACTTGGTGTCTGGTGCCCTGGTGTTCCAGGCCCTGGAGCAGCCCCACGAGCAGCAGGCCcagagggagctgggggaggtCCGAGAAAAGTTCCTGAGGGCCCATCCGTGTGTGAGCGACCAGGACCTGGGGAGCTTCATCaag GCTACGGCAACGCGGCCCTGCGCACGGATGCTGGGCGCCTCTTCTGCATCTTTTATGCGCTGGTGGGGATCCCGCTGTTTGGGATCCTGCTGGCAGGGGTCGGGGACCGGCTGGGCTCCTCTCTGCGCCGCGGCATCGGTCACATCGAAGCCATCTTCCTG AAGTGGCATGTGCCACCTGAGCTGGTGCGAATACTATCCGCGGTGCTCTTCCTGCTCATCGGCTGCCTGCTCTTTGTTCTCACGCCCACGTTCGTGTTCTGCTACGTGGAGGGCTGGAGCAAGCTGGAGGCCATCTACTTCGTCGTAGTGACGCTCACCACGGTGGGCTTCGGGGACTATGTGGCCG ATCCTCTCACTGAGCTGGGAAGAGGGGCCGTGAACCAGCAGCTCACAGGCTTAAAGTCTGCCCCACAATCAACATTCTTCTGGCCTCCCCGGTGGTATCCCAGGCGCCAGCCCCAACCAGGGCAATGCAGCCTACCAGCCGCTGGTGTGGTTCTGGATCCTGCTCGGCCTGGCCTACTTCGCCTCTGTACTCACCACCATCGGGAACTGGCTGCGAGTAGTGTCCCGCCGCACTCGGGCAGAG ATGGGCGGCCTCACAGCGCAGGCCGCCAGCTGGACCGGCACGGTGACGGCGCGGGTGACCCAGCGAGTCGGGCCCACGGCGCCGCCGCCGCTGGAGAAGGAGCGGCCATTCCTGCCTCCACCGCTGCGTTCGGCGCAGCCCGCCGGCAGGCCCCCGTCCCCGCTCCCCGAGAAGGCCGAGCCGCCCTCGCCGTCCTCGCCGTCCACCCCGCCCACGGCCTCCGCGCTGGACTACCCCAGCGAGAACCTGGCCTTCATCGACGAGTCCTCCGACACGCAGAGCGAGCGCGGCTGCGCGCTGCCCCGCGCGCCACGGGGTCGCCGCCGCCCCCCTAA
- the KCNK4 gene encoding potassium channel subfamily K member 4 isoform X2, translating into MTAAPQEPPARPPQAGGGIGRAPGRAMRSTTLLALLALVLLYLVSGALVFQALEQPHEQQAQRELGEVREKFLRAHPCVSDQDLGSFIKEVADALGGGANPDTNSTSNNNHSAWDLGSAFFFSGTIITTIGYGNAALRTDAGRLFCIFYALVGIPLFGILLAGVGDRLGSSLRRGIGHIEAIFLKWHVPPELVRILSAVLFLLIGCLLFVLTPTFVFCYVEGWSKLEAIYFVVVTLTTVGFGDYVADPLTELGRGAVNQQLTGLKSAPQSTFFWPPRWYPRRQPQPGQCSLPAAGVVLDPARPGLLRLCTHHHRELAASSVPPHSGRDGRPHSAGRQLDRHGDGAGDPASRAHGAAAAGEGAAIPASTAAFGAARRQAPVPAPREGRAALAVLAVHPAHGLRAGLPQREPGLHRRVLRHAERARLRAAPRATGSPPPP; encoded by the exons A TGACCGCTGCTCCCCAGGAGCCCCCTGCCCGGCCTCCCCAGGCAGGCGGAGGGATTGGCCGGGCCCCTGGGCGCGCCATGCGCAGCACCACACTCCTGGCACTGCTGGCACTGGTCCTACTCTACTTGGTGTCTGGTGCCCTGGTGTTCCAGGCCCTGGAGCAGCCCCACGAGCAGCAGGCCcagagggagctgggggaggtCCGAGAAAAGTTCCTGAGGGCCCATCCGTGTGTGAGCGACCAGGACCTGGGGAGCTTCATCaag GAGGTGGCTGATGCCCTGGGAGGGGGTGCGAACCCTGATACCAACTCAACCAGTAACAACAACCACTCAGCCTGGGACCTGGGCAGCGCCTTCTTTTTCTCAggcaccatcatcaccaccatcg GCTACGGCAACGCGGCCCTGCGCACGGATGCTGGGCGCCTCTTCTGCATCTTTTATGCGCTGGTGGGGATCCCGCTGTTTGGGATCCTGCTGGCAGGGGTCGGGGACCGGCTGGGCTCCTCTCTGCGCCGCGGCATCGGTCACATCGAAGCCATCTTCCTG AAGTGGCATGTGCCACCTGAGCTGGTGCGAATACTATCCGCGGTGCTCTTCCTGCTCATCGGCTGCCTGCTCTTTGTTCTCACGCCCACGTTCGTGTTCTGCTACGTGGAGGGCTGGAGCAAGCTGGAGGCCATCTACTTCGTCGTAGTGACGCTCACCACGGTGGGCTTCGGGGACTATGTGGCCG ATCCTCTCACTGAGCTGGGAAGAGGGGCCGTGAACCAGCAGCTCACAGGCTTAAAGTCTGCCCCACAATCAACATTCTTCTGGCCTCCCCGGTGGTATCCCAGGCGCCAGCCCCAACCAGGGCAATGCAGCCTACCAGCCGCTGGTGTGGTTCTGGATCCTGCTCGGCCTGGCCTACTTCGCCTCTGTACTCACCACCATCGGGAACTGGCTGCGAGTAGTGTCCCGCCGCACTCGGGCAGAG ATGGGCGGCCTCACAGCGCAGGCCGCCAGCTGGACCGGCACGGTGACGGCGCGGGTGACCCAGCGAGTCGGGCCCACGGCGCCGCCGCCGCTGGAGAAGGAGCGGCCATTCCTGCCTCCACCGCTGCGTTCGGCGCAGCCCGCCGGCAGGCCCCCGTCCCCGCTCCCCGAGAAGGCCGAGCCGCCCTCGCCGTCCTCGCCGTCCACCCCGCCCACGGCCTCCGCGCTGGACTACCCCAGCGAGAACCTGGCCTTCATCGACGAGTCCTCCGACACGCAGAGCGAGCGCGGCTGCGCGCTGCCCCGCGCGCCACGGGGTCGCCGCCGCCCCCCTAA
- the GPR137 gene encoding integral membrane protein GPR137 gives MESNLSGLVPAAGLVPALPPAVTLGLTAAYTTLYALLFFSVYAQLWLVLLYGHKRLSYQTVFLALCLLWAALRTTLFSFYFRDTPRANRLGPLPFWLLYCCPVCLQFFTLTLMNLYFAQVVFKAKAKRRPEMSRGLLAVRGAFVGASLLFLLVNVLCAVLSRRRRAQPWALLLVRVLVSDSLFVICALSLAACLCLVARRAPSTSIYLEAKGTSVCQAAAMGGAMVLLYASRACYNLAALALAPRSRLDAFDYDWYNVSDQADLVNDLGNKGYLVFGLILFVWELLPTTLLVGFFRVHRPPQDLSTSRILNGQVFGSRSYFFDRAGHCEDEGCSWEHGHSESTSMSGSLGSGSWYGAIGREPGWCGGSQTRTTPLLFSQVLGPGGHHHSLYSTPQT, from the exons ATGGAGAGTAACCTGTCTGGCCTGGTGCCTGCTGCTGGGCTGGTGCCTGCGCTGCCTCCTGCTGTGACCCTGGGGCTGACTGCGGCCTACACCACTCTGTATGCCCTGCTCTTCTTCTCGGTCTATGCCCAGCTCTGGCTGGTGCTCCTATATGGACACAAGCGTCTCAGCTATCAGACCGTGTTCCTGGCACTCTGTCTGCTCTGGGCTGCCTTGCGCACCACCCTCTTCTCCTTCTACTTCCGAGATACCCCCCGAGCCAACCGTCTGGGACCCCTGCCCTTTTGGCTTCTCTACTGCTGCCCTGTCTGCCTGCAGTTCTTCACACTGACACTTATGAACCTCTACTTTGCCCAG GTTGTGTTCAAGGCCAAGGCGAAGCGCCGGCCGGAGATGAGCCGAGGCTT GCTGGCTGTCCGAGGGGCCTTCGTGGGGGCCTCGCTGCTCTTTCTGCTGGTGAATGTGCTGTGTGCTGTGCTGTCTCGCCGGCGCCGGGCACAGCCCTGGGCCCTCCTGCTGGTGCGAGTCCTGGTGAGCGACTCCCTCTTTGTTATCTGCGCCCTCTCTCttgctgcctgcctctgccttgtTGCCCGGCGTGCACCCTCCACCAGCATCTACCTGGAGGCCAAG GGAACTAGTGTGTGCCAGGCAGCTGCGATGGGTGGTGCCATGGTCCTGCTGTATGCCAGCCGGGCCTGCTACAACCTGGCAGCCCTGGCCTTGGCCCCCCGGAGCCGGCTGGATGCCTTCGATTATGACTGGTACAACGTCTCTGACCAG GCGGACCTGGTGAATGATTTGGGGAACAAAGGCTACCTGGTGTTTGGTCTCATCCTCTTTGTGTGGGAGCTGCTGCCCACCACCCTGCTGGTGGGCTTTTTCCGGGTCCACCGGCCCCCACAGGACCTG AGCACCAGTCGCATCCTCAATGGGCAGGTCTTTGGTTCCCGCTCCTACTTCTTTGACCGGGCTGGGCATTGTGAGGACGAGGGCTGCTCCTGGGAGCATGGTCACAGCGAAAGCACCAG CATGTCAGGCAGCCTAGGCTCTGGCAGCTGGTACGGCGCCATCGGGCGGGAGCCAGGCTGGTGCGGGGGCAGCCAGACACGGACCACTCCGCTGCTCTTCTCCCAGGTGCTGGGACCAGGTGGCCACCACCACAGTCTCTACTCCACCCCACAGACGTGa
- the KCNK4 gene encoding potassium channel subfamily K member 4 isoform X4 has product MRSTTLLALLALVLLYLVSGALVFQALEQPHEQQAQRELGEVREKFLRAHPCVSDQDLGSFIKEVADALGGGANPDTNSTSNNNHSAWDLGSAFFFSGTIITTIGYGNAALRTDAGRLFCIFYALVGIPLFGILLAGVGDRLGSSLRRGIGHIEAIFLKWHVPPELVRILSAVLFLLIGCLLFVLTPTFVFCYVEGWSKLEAIYFVVVTLTTVGFGDYVADPLTELGRGAVNQQLTGLKSAPQSTFFWPPRWYPRRQPQPGQCSLPAAGVVLDPARPGLLRLCTHHHRELAASSVPPHSGRDGRPHSAGRQLDRHGDGAGDPASRAHGAAAAGEGAAIPASTAAFGAARRQAPVPAPREGRAALAVLAVHPAHGLRAGLPQREPGLHRRVLRHAERARLRAAPRATGSPPPP; this is encoded by the exons ATGCGCAGCACCACACTCCTGGCACTGCTGGCACTGGTCCTACTCTACTTGGTGTCTGGTGCCCTGGTGTTCCAGGCCCTGGAGCAGCCCCACGAGCAGCAGGCCcagagggagctgggggaggtCCGAGAAAAGTTCCTGAGGGCCCATCCGTGTGTGAGCGACCAGGACCTGGGGAGCTTCATCaag GAGGTGGCTGATGCCCTGGGAGGGGGTGCGAACCCTGATACCAACTCAACCAGTAACAACAACCACTCAGCCTGGGACCTGGGCAGCGCCTTCTTTTTCTCAggcaccatcatcaccaccatcg GCTACGGCAACGCGGCCCTGCGCACGGATGCTGGGCGCCTCTTCTGCATCTTTTATGCGCTGGTGGGGATCCCGCTGTTTGGGATCCTGCTGGCAGGGGTCGGGGACCGGCTGGGCTCCTCTCTGCGCCGCGGCATCGGTCACATCGAAGCCATCTTCCTG AAGTGGCATGTGCCACCTGAGCTGGTGCGAATACTATCCGCGGTGCTCTTCCTGCTCATCGGCTGCCTGCTCTTTGTTCTCACGCCCACGTTCGTGTTCTGCTACGTGGAGGGCTGGAGCAAGCTGGAGGCCATCTACTTCGTCGTAGTGACGCTCACCACGGTGGGCTTCGGGGACTATGTGGCCG ATCCTCTCACTGAGCTGGGAAGAGGGGCCGTGAACCAGCAGCTCACAGGCTTAAAGTCTGCCCCACAATCAACATTCTTCTGGCCTCCCCGGTGGTATCCCAGGCGCCAGCCCCAACCAGGGCAATGCAGCCTACCAGCCGCTGGTGTGGTTCTGGATCCTGCTCGGCCTGGCCTACTTCGCCTCTGTACTCACCACCATCGGGAACTGGCTGCGAGTAGTGTCCCGCCGCACTCGGGCAGAG ATGGGCGGCCTCACAGCGCAGGCCGCCAGCTGGACCGGCACGGTGACGGCGCGGGTGACCCAGCGAGTCGGGCCCACGGCGCCGCCGCCGCTGGAGAAGGAGCGGCCATTCCTGCCTCCACCGCTGCGTTCGGCGCAGCCCGCCGGCAGGCCCCCGTCCCCGCTCCCCGAGAAGGCCGAGCCGCCCTCGCCGTCCTCGCCGTCCACCCCGCCCACGGCCTCCGCGCTGGACTACCCCAGCGAGAACCTGGCCTTCATCGACGAGTCCTCCGACACGCAGAGCGAGCGCGGCTGCGCGCTGCCCCGCGCGCCACGGGGTCGCCGCCGCCCCCCTAA
- the KCNK4 gene encoding potassium channel subfamily K member 4 isoform X5 — protein sequence MTAAPQEPPARPPQAGGGIGRAPGRAMRSTTLLALLALVLLYLVSGALVFQALEQPHEQQAQRELGEVREKFLRAHPCVSDQDLGSFIKKWHVPPELVRILSAVLFLLIGCLLFVLTPTFVFCYVEGWSKLEAIYFVVVTLTTVGFGDYVADPLTELGRGAVNQQLTGLKSAPQSTFFWPPRWYPRRQPQPGQCSLPAAGVVLDPARPGLLRLCTHHHRELAASSVPPHSGRDGRPHSAGRQLDRHGDGAGDPASRAHGAAAAGEGAAIPASTAAFGAARRQAPVPAPREGRAALAVLAVHPAHGLRAGLPQREPGLHRRVLRHAERARLRAAPRATGSPPPP from the exons A TGACCGCTGCTCCCCAGGAGCCCCCTGCCCGGCCTCCCCAGGCAGGCGGAGGGATTGGCCGGGCCCCTGGGCGCGCCATGCGCAGCACCACACTCCTGGCACTGCTGGCACTGGTCCTACTCTACTTGGTGTCTGGTGCCCTGGTGTTCCAGGCCCTGGAGCAGCCCCACGAGCAGCAGGCCcagagggagctgggggaggtCCGAGAAAAGTTCCTGAGGGCCCATCCGTGTGTGAGCGACCAGGACCTGGGGAGCTTCATCaag AAGTGGCATGTGCCACCTGAGCTGGTGCGAATACTATCCGCGGTGCTCTTCCTGCTCATCGGCTGCCTGCTCTTTGTTCTCACGCCCACGTTCGTGTTCTGCTACGTGGAGGGCTGGAGCAAGCTGGAGGCCATCTACTTCGTCGTAGTGACGCTCACCACGGTGGGCTTCGGGGACTATGTGGCCG ATCCTCTCACTGAGCTGGGAAGAGGGGCCGTGAACCAGCAGCTCACAGGCTTAAAGTCTGCCCCACAATCAACATTCTTCTGGCCTCCCCGGTGGTATCCCAGGCGCCAGCCCCAACCAGGGCAATGCAGCCTACCAGCCGCTGGTGTGGTTCTGGATCCTGCTCGGCCTGGCCTACTTCGCCTCTGTACTCACCACCATCGGGAACTGGCTGCGAGTAGTGTCCCGCCGCACTCGGGCAGAG ATGGGCGGCCTCACAGCGCAGGCCGCCAGCTGGACCGGCACGGTGACGGCGCGGGTGACCCAGCGAGTCGGGCCCACGGCGCCGCCGCCGCTGGAGAAGGAGCGGCCATTCCTGCCTCCACCGCTGCGTTCGGCGCAGCCCGCCGGCAGGCCCCCGTCCCCGCTCCCCGAGAAGGCCGAGCCGCCCTCGCCGTCCTCGCCGTCCACCCCGCCCACGGCCTCCGCGCTGGACTACCCCAGCGAGAACCTGGCCTTCATCGACGAGTCCTCCGACACGCAGAGCGAGCGCGGCTGCGCGCTGCCCCGCGCGCCACGGGGTCGCCGCCGCCCCCCTAA